A genomic region of Papaver somniferum cultivar HN1 chromosome 7, ASM357369v1, whole genome shotgun sequence contains the following coding sequences:
- the LOC113294557 gene encoding uncharacterized protein LOC113294557, with amino-acid sequence MEFLSRSLLIAESNKSITGIRVSRKAPAISHLLFADDILIFGQADMQHVNDILRILQNFGTLCGQMLNFDKSCVYFSHNLEPDYCDYLATTLNMSIVTDSEKYLGAPLLLGHSKVKSFDPIMHSFEARLKSYVSITLNQAGRSTLIKSVLNSLPTYQMSCFKIPTTLLNKLDSLQLNFWCGHKSGKGIKFVGWDSINKSKEMGGLGFRDLETFNTALICKLVWKIVIEDKELWVQILSAKYFKNCSILHRISLMRIVPGFGGVFIENTRSWNAQLVHYLFNEDCAKKVLAMNVHVIGKDSLIWLSDRKG; translated from the exons ATGGAATTTCTTTCTAGATCTCTTTTAATAGCTGAGTCTAATAAATCTATTACTGGAATTAGAGTGTCTAGAAAAGCTCCTGCTATTTCTCAtttgctttttgcagatgatattcTCATCTTTGGTCAAGCTGATATGCAACATGTTAATGATATTCTAAGGATTTTGCAAAATTTTGGTACTCTTTGTGGTCAGATGCTTAATTTTGATAAGTCTTGTGTGTACTTCAGTCATAACCTTGAACCTGATTATTGTGACTATCTTGCTACAACTCTTAACATGTCTATTGTCACAGATTCTGAGAAATATTTGGGTGCTCCTTTGTTGTTAGGACACTCAAAGGTAAAATCTTTTGATCCCATTATGCATTCTTTTGAAGCTAGACTCAAGAGTTATGTGAGTATCACTCTTAATCAAGCTGGTAGATCTACCTTGATTAAATctgttttgaattctcttcctactTATCAAATGTCTTGCTTCAAAATTCCTACAACTTTGCTTAATAAACTTGATTCTCTCCAGCTGAATTTCTGGTGCGGTCATAAGTCTGGTAAAGGTATTAAATTTGTAGGCTGGGATAGTATAAACAAGTCTAAGGAGATGGGAGGATTAGGTTTTAGGGATCTTGAAACTTTTAACACTGCCCTCATTTGCAAACTTGTTTGGAAAATTGTTATAGAGGATAAAGAATTATGGGTGCAAATTTTAAGTGCTAAGTACTTTAAGAATTGCAGCATTCTTCATCGGATAAGCTTAATGAGAATTGTTCCTGGATttggaggggtatttatag AAAATACTAGGTCCTGGAATGCTCAGTTAGTTCATTATCTCTTTAATGAGGATTGTGCTAAAAAAGTTCTTGCTATGAATGTTCATGTGATTGGTAAAGATTCTCTTATTTGGTTGTCAGACAGGAAGGGTTAA